The Terriglobia bacterium genome includes the window GCCCATCGTGGCGGGATACTGCGCCAGCAGTTTGTTGCCGGCTGCATATGCCGAAACCGTCCTCTTCGATTTCGAAACCACGACGCGAACGGCGTGCCGTACCGGGCCCCGCTCGACGGCAGGAACTTCGATGGCCTCGCCGGCCTTGTCGAAGCTCTTGCCGGGATTCAATTCGGCAAGCAGCCGCCGCGACAGATGAAACTTCTCGGCCAGTCCCTCCGCGGCCGATTCGTATCCCATCCAGTTCAGGCGCGCCTGCTCTTCAACATCCTTGGGAATCGTCATAAACGGACCGTGAACATCCGCCGCCGAGATCGTGTAGGACTTGAGCAAAGGCCGTTGGTCTTCGTTCAGCAATTTCCACATCTGCGGCCCGATAACGCCGTCCGGTTTCAGATCGTGCGCTTCCTGATAGCCTTTGATTGCAATCCCCAGGTCTGTGCCATAGTGGCCGTCGATCTCGCCCGGGGAAAACCGGGCTCGATCCAGGAGGATTTGCGCCCGCACCACCCGCATTGCGGAGGCCTCGGGCCGCACCTCGGCAGTGTCCGATCGATCTTCAATTGCCTTTGGAGTATTAATGGAAATGGCGGCCAGTCCAGCGTGTAGCCCGAATGTGAGCAGAATTGCTGTGGCCGCCGCTAAAAGCCGGCGGTTCCAGTTCATACCTCATTAGCTGCACGCTCCATGCCGCAGCCCCGGCATATCTGTGCTCATGCGTGTCAGAGCGGCGGGAGATCCAAGCGGCCTACAGCTTCGGCTCTATTGTATGATCTCGGCGACTTTGCAAGATTCATAAAGGCCGTCAGCAGGTTTCTTTAATGGCTGTTTTTATCGACGAGCCGCTGTCAATGCCGGGGAGTTGGAATCGAGCGCGTCCAGCTTGGCTTGCACCGGAACGATCGACTTGGCGAACTCGGCTTTAATACTGCCCTCGATGGGGAGCGCAGGTTCACCCTTCTTCAGCGAGGGAACAGGATTGATCGGGGTGCCGTTCTTGGCCATCATGAAGTGAAGATGCGGGCCTGTGGCCAGGCCGGTCTGTCCCACCAGGCCCACCAGTTCGCCTTGCTTGATCGCATGACCCGGCTGGACGCCAGCCGCAATCTTGGACAGGTGGCCGTACCCACTGGTTAGCCCGCCGGCGTGCTTGATGCGGACGAGATTGCCGTATCCGCTATCCCATCCCGCAAAGGTAACCGTTCCGTTTGCGACCGAGACGACAGGGCTTCCGGTCGGGGCACCGTAGTCGGTGGCAAGGTGGGCGCGTTCCACTCCAAGAATGGGGTGCATGCGGCGGCTGGTAAAGCCAGAAGTGATGCGCGGCGTAAATTTCAAGGGCGAAGCCAGAATGGCGCGCTTCAGCGAAACACCTTTCTCGTCATAATAGGAATCGCTGAACAGGTAACCGCGGTAACGGCGCCCCGAATTCACAAGCTCAGCGGCTTCAACCCTGCCGTATTTAACGAAATTGCCGTCGTGCAACGACTCCTCGACGATCAGGCGGATCTGGTCTCCCGGCTGGATCTCGTTACTGAAATCGACTTCCCACTGGAACATTTCGGCCAGTTCGGTCGCGAGGTATTCCCGCTTCGGCAGATCGCCAAGCGCTTCCCAGAGCGAAGTGTGAATCTCAGCGGTGATGGTTTTTTCCCGGGTCTCGAGGTCCAGCTTTTCGACTTTGGCTTCGTATGAGTCCGTCGCCTTATGGACTTTCAGGACGCTTTCATCGTCGATTTTGTATTCGAATGCTTTGAGCGTCCCGTCGATCTCTTTCTCCAGCCGGAACGCATTGCCGAACCGGAGCTTCCTCAGGTCGAAGACGGGTTTCACAAGATCCGCCACTTCGGTGGCAATCTGGGCAGAAACGTCGTAATCGACCAGTGTCGCGACCAGGGTCGTGTTCTTATGAATCGTGTCTTCAACGACTTCGGTCTTGGGAACCGCGGGGACGGGCGGAAGAGTCAGAAGCGGAGGGATAGAATCGATCTTGTAGTCCCAGTAACGGGGCACCACAGTGATGAACACCGCAATCAGCAACGACCAGATCAATCCCGACTTTCGCCCTGAAACTCCCACTTCAACCTCCGAAACGCAAATAGCCTAAGTACTATAAACCAGAGGACATCCCGGAGGAAGGGGAAGAAACCATAAAAGACTCATTGGAAGTTACATCATCCGACGTTTCTGCATTGCAAATTTGAAATGCAGAAACGTCGGATGATGCAACTTCCAATAAAACTTCTTGTGGTTCCTTCCACTATTGGTTGAGTAACCGGTCCAGGACAGGGACCGGAACCGCGCTTTCCTTTAAAGCCTTCTCGTGGAAGTCCTTGAGAGAGAAGTTGCTGCCCTGTTTCTGCTTATAATGATCGCGGGTTTGCAGCCAGCCCTTCCATCCTGAGTAATACATGGGCAACTGGCAGGATGACAGTTTTGCGCGCTGGAGCTTGGCGGTGGCCTCTTCCTTTTCCTGGTAGGTGTCCTTGATCATCAGATCGAGGGCCTGCTGGTCCGTCATCCCCATGGTTTGCAGGCGGACATCAAGAATGGTGTTCGCGAGAACTCGGAGCAGCTGTTTGTCCCAGGTCAAATGCATTCCCTGGCTGTTGTCCGGATATCCCTGATCGGTCATCAACTGCTGCGTATAAACGGCCCAGCCCTCTATATAAGGACCGTTGCCGAATACATCCCGCAACAGACGCCGCGATTTGGGCTGGACGTCATTCGCATATTCGAGTTGAACATAGTGACCGGGCATGGCTTCATGCACGGTCAGCTGCTGCAATCCATAGTTGTTATATTCCCGAAGTTTCGATTCGACGCGATCCTTCGGCCAGGTCTTGGGAATCGGAGTGATCCAATAGAATGCGCCAAGTTCCGGCTCTAAAGGAGGAGCTGCGTTAAAGCCGCCGACGGCATAGATACCGCGCATGAATTCCGGTGTCGGTATAACTTCAAGATTGGCACGCGGCGGCAGCGTCAGCAAATCCTTTTCCCGCACAAATGCAGTCGCCTCCGCCAGATCCTTCTTCGCCTGATCCAAATAAGTATCCGGCGCCGCATGCTGTTTGGCGATATCGTTAAGCGCCTGCTCGACGGTCTTCGGAGCAGCCAGCTTTTCCATTTCCTGGCGCGTGGTCTGGAGATCGGCTTCCGCTTCGGCAAGCAACTGCTCGGGCGCCTTCCCCGTTACCAGCGTGTACTCGAACTTGCGCGCATAGTTTTCTTTGCCCAGCCGCCAGTCGCTCGTTTTCTTCGAGAGGTCCTTCTCGAGGAAGGTGGTGAAATCTTTCAGCGCCGCGAGTGCAGCAGTTGCTGCGCGTTCGTAGTCGGCTTTCTGAGGATCCGGCACCTTTGAACGCAGTTCCTTATCGATCAGGTCCATGTTGCCGTCATTCTCTTCTCTCGCGACCTTATTCCAGATCTCCGGTGAATCCACCAGGTTGGCTTTCGCCTGCGCGAAAAGGGTGGGAAATTTCTCGAGCCGTTTGATGATCTGGCCAAAACGCATATCCAGGGGGGCATAGTTCAGAACAGAAGGTTCGAATAGGGCATTGCCGGCCAGTTCGACATAAATGGTGGGATTGTGCTTGTAGCTCTGAATCGTGGTCAGGTCGAGGAGGTAGAGATTGAGATCGTTCTTCATGATTTCAAGGTCCGCCTGTTGCTCCTTATCGAGGGAACCCGCGTTCCACCCATTCACACGAGTCTGGAAATCCTGATAGAACTTGCGCTGCGCGTCCATGCCGGCCGGACTGAAATCGTCGATCATTTCGTCCAGTTGGACCCCGTTGTGCACGTGGTATCCCGTCTGAGTGGCGCTCACGGGCGACAAAGCCAGGCTGCCGTAAAGAAGATCATCGGTAAGCTTTTCGAAATCCTGACCTGCCGGCGCCGGGCTGCCGGCAGGAGTCTCGGTTTTCGGACTGCCGCAACCGGCGGACAGGAGTACCAGAATGAACAATAGATGTCGTTGCATGCTCTAACTCCTCCAGTGAGTTATAGTACATATTCATAATGCCTCGAAGCTTTTTGCTGGCGGGATTAGTTGCACTTTTCGCGACGCAGACCGCTGCTTTGCACGCACAGAGGCGTGTCCCCCGTCCACCGTCGGCAAGCGCACCGGATCCGTTGGGGCTGTCGGAACCGGAATCTGTCCACTCCATCCTTCTACTCTACTCCGGGAAGACGATCTCCAAAGCCAAGGCGGAGGAGCTTGAGGGCGAGCTTCGAAAGACGCCGGAAAAAATCGATGCACGGCTCATTTTAATAGGTTATTACAGCGTCAATACCCGTACGAATACCGACCATGCGCGGCTGAGGGAGCATGTTCTCTGGATGATTCAGCATCATCCGGAACATCCGGCGACGGCAGAGCCCAGCCTCCGCGATCTGCCCGATGACCACGACGGAAACGCACAAATCCTCGACCTGTGGACGAAGAACATCGAATCCCATCCTGATGATCTGGCCGTAATGAAGGACGCCGAGAAATTCTTTTTCAGCAAGGATCCGGCCGAAGCCGATCAACTGATCCATCAGATTTCAGCCAGAGAGCCGGACAACCGGCAGTGGCCAACCGAACTCGCTCAGTTGTATCGAATGTCCGGCATCCCCGGCGAGAACATCGGCGATCCGGCGGCGGGAGCGATCGAATCCTATAAGCGAGTGCTGGAACTGACGACGGCTCCGGCGGCGCGGCAAACTCTCGCCGGAGACATGGCTCAGGATGCGTTTAAAGTCGGCGATCTGCCTGCTGCGGCCGCACTCGCGAAGATCTACCTTCAGGGCCAGGATCGCGCTGCCCCACAGCGGGCCAACACGATTCTGGGCCGCGTCGCGCTGCGCTCGAACGACATTCCCGGCGCGGAGCAATACCTGTTCGCTTCGGCCGGTCCTGCCGCCGAAAGAGACATCGCCGTTTCAGGTCCGATCCTGATCCTGGCGAAGGAACTCCTGGAAAAAGGTGAACGCGACGCCGTGCTCGGATACCTCGGGAAGTGCCTTTCATTGTGGCCGCGCGGCCAGGACGCTCTCGAGATCTGGATCGCGGACATCAAGCGCGGCGGTACACCCAACTTCGGAAATCTCGGCTTCTAATGGCCCCTCCAGTACCCGGCGGCGATCTTTTCTGGCGAGCCGCAGATCAACATCAGCGGCTGAACGAACTTGCCGGCGTCCCCCCGGACATCAAGGAAGAACCTCTGAGGCGGGACGTCCGCTCGCTCGGCCACCTGCTTGGAAACGTCATCAGGGAACAGGAAGGCGAACCGCTGTTTCTGAAGGTCGAGACTCTTCGGAAGCTGTCCATCGCTCACCGCGCAGATCATGGCGGTTTTGGCCCCGCACATGAAATCATCCGCGGTCTTTCGACAGGCGATGCAGCGGCGCTTACCAAGGCTTTCAGCATTTACTTCGAGCTGACGAATCTGGCCGAGACCAACCATCGCAAACGCAGGCGGCGCGCCGCGGAACTGGCGCCTGACGCAGCGCCTCAACCGGGAACATTCAAAGGGACGCTGGTTCGGATCCGGAAAGCTGGAATGACACTGGACACCATGCTGGCAGCATTGCGGCAAATTGTCGTGACACCGGTTTTCACGGCCCATCCGACCGAAGTTGCCCGCCGGACGGTGCTATGGAAAAGAACGCAGATTTCCGAACTGCTGGAGGCCATCGACGTCCTTCCACTCGTTGACGCAAAGGCCGCAGAAATCCAGGAACAGATCGCTGCGGCGATCACGGCTCTCTGGCAGACCGAGGAAGTGCGGCGCAACCCCCCATCCGTCTTTGATGAAATCGACATGGGCCTGGACTACAGCCGTGTCCTCCTGGAAACCGTGCCCGGCTTGTACGACGTTCTCGCTCAGGATATCCGCGATATCTGGGCAGCGCCTCTCGAATCTCCGGAGCTTCCTCGCATGCTTCAGTTCGGTTCCTGGATCGGCGGCGACCGCGACGGCAATCCCCACGTCACACCGGAATGCACGGAGAGAGCTCTGAATGCCGCGCGCCATTCCGTTATCGCGTTCTACATCCAGATGATGGACGTACTGCGGCGGCAACTCAGTTCATCGATCACACATGCAGGTGTATCGAGCGAGCTTCAAGACCAGCTGAAGCACTATTTGAACTACCTTGATTTCGAGATCGCGGACAGACCCGATGAGCCATACCGCCAGTTCGCCAGCTGTATCGCATTCCGGCTGAAACTCGCGCTCGACCAAAAAGACGATCAACGCGGTTACTGGTTCGCAAGCGACTTCCTGAGCGACCTGAGAATCATGCGTGAGAGCCTGCGTGCCAACAAAGGCGGACGGCTGGCGGGATTGCTCATCGATCCGCTGATCCGTCAGGCGGACACTTTCGGTTTTTACCTTCATACGCTCGACATACGGCAGCACGCGCGCGTTCATGCCGCGGCCTTGCAAGCGCTTAAAGACGACCGGCTGAAAACGGACGATGCGCGCGACCTGCTCGACACCTTGCGCACGATCGGACGGCTTCAGCAGGCGTATCCAGCGGAAGCTCTCCAGAGCTACATCATCAGTGGCGCCACCTGCGCCGAAGACGTTCTCTCATTTAAATGGCTTGCGGAATTGGGAGGCATCGACCCGGCGCGCCTGCAGCCCGTTCCTCTGTTCGAATCGATCGAAAGCCTTCGAGCCAGCGCAGATGTCTGCCGCCGGATCTGGCGGGATCCCGCATACTCCAAAATGCTCGACAACTGCGGGCGCAGGCAGGAAGTCATGCTGGGATATTCCGACTCGAACAAGGACGGCGGCATGCTCACCAGCACATGGGAGCTGTATAAAGCGCATGACGCGCTCCATCGCTGCGCCGCCGGATGCGGAATTCAGCTCAAGCTGTTTCACGGCCGCGGCGGAACGGTCGGCCGCGGCGGTGGACCAACGCATCAGGCGATTGTGGCGCAACCTCCCGGCGCCTTCACCGGACAGCTCAAGATTACCGAACAGGGCGAAGTCCTGAATTGGAAGTATTCCGACCGCATCCTCGCCGAACGCAACATCGAATTGATGATTGCAGCAGCGCTCGAGGCCTTGCTGAGGCCCAGCAGTATTCCATTCAACCCGGAATGGGCAAGCGCGATGGATAGCATGTCGAGCGACGCATATGAGTACTACATCCGGACGATCCGCGATAATCCGGACACGATTCCCTATTTCGAATCTGCAACGCCGGCAACCGAGTTCGATCTTGCGAAGATCGGCTCGCGGCCGGCGCGGCGAAAACCGAGCCGGGACCTGGACGAGCTCCGCGCCATTCCGTGGGTTTTCGGTTGGATGCAAAGCCGGCACGGGCTGCCCGGCTGGTTCGGCGTCGGATATGCGCTCGATCGTTTTCAGGACCAGAAACTTTTGAATGCAATGCTTGAGGGATTTCCTTTATTCGCCGATCTGGTCCGTAACGTCGAAATCGCCCTGGCAAAATCGGACATGGCGATCGCGCAGCTTTATTCCGAACTGGTTGATGACGAGACACTGCGTCATCGGATGTTCGGACTGATCAAGGAAGAATTCGCGCGCAGCAACGAAGCTGTTCTGCGCGTCACGAATCAAAAAGAGCTGCTGGAAACCAATCGTGTTCTCGCCAGATCGATTCGTCTGCGCAATCCTTATGTCGATCCGATGAGCCTGATTCAGGTGGATCTGCTCCGCCGGAAGAGAACCGGGATGGATACTCCCGAGCTGAGGAACACCCTCGCAGCGACAATGCACGGCATTTCCGCGGGCCTGCGCAATACGGGCTAAAACCCCGGAAATGTAAAAATCATAAAAATTGTGGACGAAGGTGTTCTGGAAGTGTATCCTTGCCGACCGCTGCGGCGTATTAGCAAGTGTAAGAAGAAAGCAGAGCTGTTACATAACCGTAATACATCTTATAAAGGACGCAAACAATGACACTTCGACGCACAACTCAGTTCGCACTTGCCGCCTTACTGGCCATTACTTTAACCGGGTTGACCGCCCATGCGCAGCAGTTCCACAGCACGTCCGCAACCTCGGTGCAGGACCTCAATCTCTCTGATGCCCAGGTATTTAAGATCCAGGCTCTGTTGATGTCCCAGACTGCGAAGGTCCGCACCCTGGCGCAAAACGTTCAGGCGGCACAGGATACGCTCAGCGCAGCCATCGCCAAAGGCGATCCGACACTGACCGCCACGGCTGTACTTTCGCTTGACGCAGCAGAGAAAGCCTTGAAAAACACGGAGTTAGCCAATCAGCGAAATCTGATGGCCCTGTTGAACGACTCCCAGAAACAGGTCGTCAAAGATTATTCGATCAAATCGATCCCCGTCTCTGACTAATAAGAAACATTCATACTGAGTAGTAGAACAAAAAGCCCGTTCGGAAGAAATCCGAGCGGGCTTTTTGTTTTTGTCTATTTCAACATGGGGGTGTTGATTTCCCCCACCTTCGGGCCATTGACTGCCCCGCGCCCGGGAAACTAAAGTACTCACCGGACAATGGCAGTAGACAAACAATACTGGATTTTCAGCCCTTTACAGGACACGACGCTGGTCATGTTTACCCCGGTCCTGATCCTCCTCGCATTTGCCGCCGCACAGTATGGAGCCTGGATGGACGGACTGCTGGCGTTTGCCCTGGTGCTGGCAATGGGTCACTACCTTCCGGGCATGTTGCGGGCGTACGGAGATCGGGCTTTATTCCGCCGATTCCGGACCAGGCTGATCGCGGCGCCGCTTTTCATCGTTACGGCGACGACCTTGTTTGCCTACCGCAATCTCCACGCGGTTCTTCTCCTGACCACGATCTGGGGAATGTGGCACTGGATGATGCAGTCCTACGGATTCGCACGCATTTACGACGCGAAATCCGATTCAAGCGCGAGAATGCCCGGATGGCTGGACCAGGCTATTTGCCTGTTGTGGTTCGGAATGGCGGCGTTCGTACTGCACAACGATCTGCCGTCCTACGTCACGAATTATTACGAGAGCGGCGGCGCCTACATTCCAGCCTCTGTTTTCGTCTGGTTCACGCGTGCCTGGGTTGCGGTAACGACTGCGGCCACGGCCTACTATGTCGTCCAGATCGCTAAAGCGATGCGCCAGGGCCATAAGCCGAATCCCTTGAAGTTCATCTTCATCATCGTCACGTTTGCCTACCTGACATACACCAACTCCGTCGTTCAACGGCCGAAGATGGGGCTGCTGATGTTTGAAGCCTGGCACGATGTCCAATATCTCGCGATCGTGTGGTTCTTCAACCTCAGCCGCACGCGCAAGAACCCCGAAGCCGGCTCCTTCATTCGATTCTTTTTCCGCCCCAGCGCGCTGATGGCCGCGGCTTATGTCGCGCTATGCCTGGTTTTCGGAATGCTGACACATGCCTGGAGCCTGTTTCACAACGATATCATCGTGCGCATTGTGGCTTCGATCGTGACCTCGGCTGCGCTGCTGCATTACTACCTCGATGGGTTTATCTGGAAGATTCGTGAGACCGGCACCGGCGAAGCCCTCGGAGTACGTACGGCCACGGAACCCGCGCAGTGGGTATCGCTGACCCCGGCCTGGGGATGGCAGGCTTTGCTGTGGCCGCTCTTCATCGTGCCCGCCGTCATCCTTGGTGCGGTGGAATCGAGAGGAGCGGTGCCGCCGATGCAGGTCTACGAAGACGTCTACGACGCGTTTCCGAATTCGCCTCTGGCGAATTATCAGATTGCGCGCCAGCTTCAGGAAGAGGGCCAGCTTCGCGAAGCGAAAGTTCATTACGAAAAGGCGCTGGCACTCGGACCGGACATGCTTCCGGCTCACATTTTTCTTGGGGTCCTGCTCGCCGACCAGCAGGATCCCGCGGCAGC containing:
- a CDS encoding L,D-transpeptidase family protein produces the protein MNWNRRLLAAATAILLTFGLHAGLAAISINTPKAIEDRSDTAEVRPEASAMRVVRAQILLDRARFSPGEIDGHYGTDLGIAIKGYQEAHDLKPDGVIGPQMWKLLNEDQRPLLKSYTISAADVHGPFMTIPKDVEEQARLNWMGYESAAEGLAEKFHLSRRLLAELNPGKSFDKAGEAIEVPAVERGPVRHAVRVVVSKSKRTVSAYAAGNKLLAQYPATMGGEHDPLPIGHWTINVVQRYPWFYYDPVHFWNASPDEAKAKLPPGPRNPAGVVWMGLSKKHYGIHGTPDPGRVRHGESYGCIRLTNWDALDLSHMVVRGTPAILEE
- a CDS encoding peptidoglycan DD-metalloendopeptidase family protein, which encodes MGVSGRKSGLIWSLLIAVFITVVPRYWDYKIDSIPPLLTLPPVPAVPKTEVVEDTIHKNTTLVATLVDYDVSAQIATEVADLVKPVFDLRKLRFGNAFRLEKEIDGTLKAFEYKIDDESVLKVHKATDSYEAKVEKLDLETREKTITAEIHTSLWEALGDLPKREYLATELAEMFQWEVDFSNEIQPGDQIRLIVEESLHDGNFVKYGRVEAAELVNSGRRYRGYLFSDSYYDEKGVSLKRAILASPLKFTPRITSGFTSRRMHPILGVERAHLATDYGAPTGSPVVSVANGTVTFAGWDSGYGNLVRIKHAGGLTSGYGHLSKIAAGVQPGHAIKQGELVGLVGQTGLATGPHLHFMMAKNGTPINPVPSLKKGEPALPIEGSIKAEFAKSIVPVQAKLDALDSNSPALTAARR
- a CDS encoding DUF885 domain-containing protein — its product is MQRHLLFILVLLSAGCGSPKTETPAGSPAPAGQDFEKLTDDLLYGSLALSPVSATQTGYHVHNGVQLDEMIDDFSPAGMDAQRKFYQDFQTRVNGWNAGSLDKEQQADLEIMKNDLNLYLLDLTTIQSYKHNPTIYVELAGNALFEPSVLNYAPLDMRFGQIIKRLEKFPTLFAQAKANLVDSPEIWNKVAREENDGNMDLIDKELRSKVPDPQKADYERAATAALAALKDFTTFLEKDLSKKTSDWRLGKENYARKFEYTLVTGKAPEQLLAEAEADLQTTRQEMEKLAAPKTVEQALNDIAKQHAAPDTYLDQAKKDLAEATAFVREKDLLTLPPRANLEVIPTPEFMRGIYAVGGFNAAPPLEPELGAFYWITPIPKTWPKDRVESKLREYNNYGLQQLTVHEAMPGHYVQLEYANDVQPKSRRLLRDVFGNGPYIEGWAVYTQQLMTDQGYPDNSQGMHLTWDKQLLRVLANTILDVRLQTMGMTDQQALDLMIKDTYQEKEEATAKLQRAKLSSCQLPMYYSGWKGWLQTRDHYKQKQGSNFSLKDFHEKALKESAVPVPVLDRLLNQ
- a CDS encoding phosphoenolpyruvate carboxylase encodes the protein MAPPVPGGDLFWRAADQHQRLNELAGVPPDIKEEPLRRDVRSLGHLLGNVIREQEGEPLFLKVETLRKLSIAHRADHGGFGPAHEIIRGLSTGDAAALTKAFSIYFELTNLAETNHRKRRRRAAELAPDAAPQPGTFKGTLVRIRKAGMTLDTMLAALRQIVVTPVFTAHPTEVARRTVLWKRTQISELLEAIDVLPLVDAKAAEIQEQIAAAITALWQTEEVRRNPPSVFDEIDMGLDYSRVLLETVPGLYDVLAQDIRDIWAAPLESPELPRMLQFGSWIGGDRDGNPHVTPECTERALNAARHSVIAFYIQMMDVLRRQLSSSITHAGVSSELQDQLKHYLNYLDFEIADRPDEPYRQFASCIAFRLKLALDQKDDQRGYWFASDFLSDLRIMRESLRANKGGRLAGLLIDPLIRQADTFGFYLHTLDIRQHARVHAAALQALKDDRLKTDDARDLLDTLRTIGRLQQAYPAEALQSYIISGATCAEDVLSFKWLAELGGIDPARLQPVPLFESIESLRASADVCRRIWRDPAYSKMLDNCGRRQEVMLGYSDSNKDGGMLTSTWELYKAHDALHRCAAGCGIQLKLFHGRGGTVGRGGGPTHQAIVAQPPGAFTGQLKITEQGEVLNWKYSDRILAERNIELMIAAALEALLRPSSIPFNPEWASAMDSMSSDAYEYYIRTIRDNPDTIPYFESATPATEFDLAKIGSRPARRKPSRDLDELRAIPWVFGWMQSRHGLPGWFGVGYALDRFQDQKLLNAMLEGFPLFADLVRNVEIALAKSDMAIAQLYSELVDDETLRHRMFGLIKEEFARSNEAVLRVTNQKELLETNRVLARSIRLRNPYVDPMSLIQVDLLRRKRTGMDTPELRNTLAATMHGISAGLRNTG
- a CDS encoding tetratricopeptide repeat protein, which translates into the protein MAVDKQYWIFSPLQDTTLVMFTPVLILLAFAAAQYGAWMDGLLAFALVLAMGHYLPGMLRAYGDRALFRRFRTRLIAAPLFIVTATTLFAYRNLHAVLLLTTIWGMWHWMMQSYGFARIYDAKSDSSARMPGWLDQAICLLWFGMAAFVLHNDLPSYVTNYYESGGAYIPASVFVWFTRAWVAVTTAATAYYVVQIAKAMRQGHKPNPLKFIFIIVTFAYLTYTNSVVQRPKMGLLMFEAWHDVQYLAIVWFFNLSRTRKNPEAGSFIRFFFRPSALMAAAYVALCLVFGMLTHAWSLFHNDIIVRIVASIVTSAALLHYYLDGFIWKIRETGTGEALGVRTATEPAQWVSLTPAWGWQALLWPLFIVPAVILGAVESRGAVPPMQVYEDVYDAFPNSPLANYQIARQLQEEGQLREAKVHYEKALALGPDMLPAHIFLGVLLADQQDPAAARPHFERALKTDPRNSEVHNDLGIVLDELGDLPGAKFHLERAVALDTRYSLAEDNLGMVLAKMGDFAGARIHQERAVQIDPQFADAQYQLGSTMAKLGDLDGAVKHFQEALRLDPEQHLAHNSLGEVLIKQGRIPEAKTEFEQALKIRPHYAVAEQNLASIQ